Proteins from a single region of Chitinibacter bivalviorum:
- a CDS encoding potassium transporter Kup, giving the protein MSAPQTHDPKKLAGVIVGAIGVVYGDIGTSPLYTLKECFTGHVDLTLNAFNIMGILSLIFWGLMLVVSLKYVAIILRCDNRGEGGILALLALAMRHVGSDSRRAHWIIGLGIFGAALFYGDSIITPAISVLSALEGISVVSNTLEPYILPIAIMVMVALFAMQSRGTALVGKLFGPVMVTWFVVLAVLGIVNIMKAPAVLGSVNPIYAIQFFMAHPALSFVLLGAVVLCLTGAEALYADMGHFGRPAIRYAWFILVLPALLLNYYGQGALLITHPEAIKNPFYYLAPSWAQIPLVVLATMATVIASQAVISGAFSVTRQAIQLGFCPRMDIQHTSEREMGQIYVPGINWFLLVSVIALILAFRSSSNLAAAYGFAVTCTMVMTTLLAFVVMGRQVSGAKKVGLFAVLGFLLVIDFAFFSANVLKLHEGGWFPLLIGLIAFTLMMTWKRGRQLLAVKLREGEMPLAGFVESLESSPPQRVEGLSIFMTANADTVPHALLHNLKHNKVLHEQVVFMTIQTDDIPFVPNRERVTIRRMGESFYQIVATFGFKEEPNIPTVLQQVTQLQPELVFDDMNTSFFLSRETIVEAKYPSMSWWRRRLFSLMSRNATRVTNFFRIPPNRVVEMGMQIEL; this is encoded by the coding sequence ATGTCTGCTCCCCAAACTCACGACCCGAAAAAGCTCGCAGGCGTCATTGTTGGTGCTATCGGCGTTGTGTATGGCGATATTGGTACTAGCCCGCTGTATACCTTGAAAGAGTGTTTTACCGGCCACGTCGATTTAACGCTCAACGCATTTAATATTATGGGCATCTTGTCACTGATTTTTTGGGGCTTGATGCTGGTGGTGAGTCTGAAATACGTCGCGATTATTTTGCGCTGTGATAACCGCGGCGAAGGCGGTATTTTGGCGTTGCTGGCATTGGCGATGCGCCATGTCGGGAGTGATTCGCGGCGTGCACATTGGATTATCGGGCTGGGTATTTTTGGCGCGGCGCTGTTTTACGGCGACAGCATAATTACTCCGGCGATTTCAGTGCTGTCGGCGCTGGAGGGGATTAGCGTCGTTTCTAATACACTGGAGCCCTATATTCTGCCGATTGCCATCATGGTGATGGTCGCGCTATTTGCCATGCAATCTCGTGGTACGGCGCTGGTGGGTAAGCTGTTTGGCCCCGTGATGGTAACGTGGTTTGTGGTGCTGGCCGTATTGGGTATTGTGAATATCATGAAGGCGCCAGCGGTACTGGGCTCGGTGAACCCGATTTACGCGATTCAGTTCTTTATGGCGCATCCAGCGTTGAGCTTTGTCCTGCTGGGCGCTGTGGTGCTGTGTCTAACCGGAGCTGAGGCGCTGTACGCCGATATGGGGCATTTCGGCCGGCCAGCAATTCGCTATGCTTGGTTTATTTTGGTGTTGCCCGCTTTGCTGCTCAATTATTATGGTCAAGGTGCTTTGCTCATTACGCACCCCGAAGCGATTAAAAACCCATTTTATTATTTAGCGCCAAGCTGGGCGCAGATTCCCTTGGTTGTGTTGGCGACGATGGCGACAGTGATCGCATCGCAAGCGGTGATCTCAGGGGCTTTCTCTGTGACGCGTCAGGCAATCCAACTCGGCTTTTGCCCACGCATGGATATTCAACATACCTCTGAGCGTGAAATGGGGCAGATCTATGTGCCCGGTATTAACTGGTTCTTGTTGGTTTCGGTGATTGCGCTGATCTTGGCATTCCGTAGCTCAAGTAATCTGGCTGCCGCCTATGGCTTTGCAGTGACTTGTACAATGGTGATGACCACCTTGTTGGCGTTTGTCGTTATGGGTCGCCAAGTCAGTGGCGCCAAAAAAGTTGGGCTATTTGCCGTGTTGGGCTTCTTGCTGGTGATTGACTTTGCCTTCTTCTCGGCGAATGTGTTGAAGCTGCACGAAGGTGGCTGGTTCCCATTACTGATCGGCTTGATTGCCTTTACTTTGATGATGACTTGGAAACGTGGTCGTCAATTGCTGGCGGTAAAACTGCGCGAAGGCGAAATGCCGCTGGCGGGTTTTGTTGAGAGCCTTGAATCTAGCCCGCCGCAACGCGTAGAAGGCTTGTCGATTTTCATGACGGCCAATGCCGATACGGTACCGCATGCGCTGTTACATAATTTGAAACACAATAAAGTGCTGCATGAGCAAGTGGTGTTTATGACGATCCAAACGGATGATATTCCGTTTGTACCGAATCGCGAGCGCGTCACGATCCGCCGTATGGGAGAGAGCTTCTATCAGATTGTGGCGACCTTTGGTTTTAAAGAAGAGCCCAATATTCCAACTGTATTGCAGCAAGTGACGCAATTGCAGCCGGAATTGGTGTTTGACGATATGAATACGTCCTTCTTCTTGTCGCGTGAAACCATTGTGGAAGCGAAGTATCCATCGATGAGCTGGTGGCGTCGTCGCCTGTTTAGCCTGATGAGCCGAAATGCGACGCGGGTGACCAACTTCTTCAGAATTCCCCCCAATCGAGTGGTGGAAATGGGGATGCAGATTGAGCTTTAA
- a CDS encoding fused MFS/spermidine synthase yields the protein MLFRSKRFSKASDDDIIIDVSEEGGIRKLHFGQDDTQSAMKINAPNELLLAYSRCVFGSLLFLEPPKDMLLIGLGGGSIAKWVHEYLPETKLTCVELHQQVVNVARSMFCLPPDDERLSVLTADGAAHVYAMEDDSVDMIVMDAYSSTGIATPLANPDFFQACRNKLTSNGVLAVNLWSIDRKFEQYCTQIGEVFESRLICLPARQIGNVIAFAFVRGQNSPQWERLAEKAKKLEAQYGLEFGEFVSDLAKMNPHNDRRLFI from the coding sequence ATGTTATTTCGCTCCAAACGTTTTTCTAAAGCCAGCGACGACGACATCATTATTGATGTGTCGGAAGAGGGCGGTATTCGCAAGCTGCATTTTGGGCAAGATGACACGCAAAGTGCGATGAAAATCAATGCGCCCAATGAATTGCTCTTGGCCTATTCGCGTTGTGTATTCGGTAGCTTGCTGTTTCTTGAGCCACCCAAAGATATGTTGCTGATCGGTTTAGGTGGCGGCTCGATTGCGAAATGGGTGCATGAGTATTTGCCAGAAACCAAGCTCACCTGTGTCGAGTTGCACCAGCAAGTGGTGAATGTGGCCCGCAGTATGTTTTGCCTGCCACCTGATGATGAGCGCCTGAGTGTGCTGACTGCCGATGGCGCGGCGCATGTGTATGCAATGGAGGATGATTCGGTCGATATGATTGTGATGGATGCCTATTCATCGACTGGTATCGCGACCCCGCTGGCTAATCCTGATTTTTTCCAAGCCTGCCGCAACAAATTGACTAGTAATGGCGTACTGGCGGTGAATCTCTGGAGCATTGATCGCAAATTCGAGCAATATTGCACGCAAATTGGCGAGGTCTTTGAGAGTCGCCTCATTTGTTTGCCAGCCCGTCAAATCGGCAATGTGATTGCATTTGCTTTTGTGCGAGGCCAGAACAGCCCGCAGTGGGAGCGCCTAGCCGAAAAAGCTAAAAAGCTAGAGGCGCAATATGGCTTAGAGTTTGGCGAATTTGTCAGTGATCTGGCCAAAATGAATCCCCATAACGATAGACGCTTATTTATCTAG
- a CDS encoding two-component system sensor histidine kinase NtrB, whose translation MNTSERSITESLWRSLAFFNVFRLLIIIGLMVGIFTLSRSPLAESPDVLLVAVILGAYTLFAMLFTWGIAKRRPKFDLQLSAQVMIDVLFIVCLMHLGGGIKSGLGILLLPYLAAAGLIARGRMSIFHASIATIALLLELSWSFLTDTPSDIAPMPTALLSIATFAVAWLAFRLSRYAEENRALAEQRSVDLANLAQVNERILQDVSDGVFVVDEFDVIRQFNEQAVRVTGLRPAIGSPLSADIPELAAPLARWRSQQGVATELVQTADGRNTLRARFVPLSLEMRGHVLIYLEDMARLRREAQQLKLAALGRLTANLAHEIRNPLGAISHAAQLMEEEASDDPLLQKLTRIINDNSMRLERMVKDVLELNRRDRVNRQDIRLAEWLTNFNEQFILQEKIAHPMAIECDSHVIVRFDSGHLHQVLWNLARNGWRYCSQSAGSVQILVTRQHDFWVLDVLNDGPPVPADAQSQLFEPFFTTESKGTGLGLYIAREICAANGALLEYLSPPSGGACFRIVFGYTDGQKI comes from the coding sequence ATGAATACAAGCGAGCGTAGTATTACTGAAAGTTTGTGGCGGTCACTGGCGTTTTTTAATGTATTTCGTCTGCTGATCATTATTGGTTTAATGGTTGGCATCTTTACGCTTTCACGCAGCCCGTTGGCCGAGTCACCCGATGTGTTATTAGTGGCGGTGATTTTAGGGGCCTATACCTTATTTGCCATGCTGTTTACTTGGGGTATTGCTAAGCGACGCCCTAAGTTTGATCTGCAATTGTCGGCGCAGGTCATGATTGATGTGCTGTTTATTGTCTGTCTGATGCACTTGGGCGGCGGGATCAAAAGCGGTCTTGGTATTTTGCTGCTGCCCTATCTTGCTGCGGCAGGTCTGATTGCCCGTGGGCGGATGAGTATTTTTCATGCCTCGATCGCAACGATCGCGCTACTGCTTGAATTGTCGTGGTCATTTCTGACCGATACCCCAAGCGATATTGCGCCGATGCCGACGGCTCTTTTGTCGATTGCAACCTTTGCCGTGGCCTGGCTGGCGTTTCGACTCTCGCGCTACGCCGAGGAAAATCGTGCACTGGCGGAACAGCGCAGCGTTGATTTGGCCAATCTGGCGCAAGTTAATGAGCGGATTTTGCAAGACGTCTCCGATGGCGTGTTTGTGGTCGATGAATTTGACGTGATTCGCCAATTTAACGAGCAAGCGGTACGGGTTACAGGCCTGCGCCCGGCGATTGGATCACCCTTATCGGCCGATATTCCTGAGCTGGCAGCACCGCTGGCGCGCTGGCGCTCGCAGCAGGGCGTGGCCACTGAGTTGGTGCAAACGGCTGATGGGCGTAATACTTTGCGTGCGCGTTTTGTGCCGCTGAGCTTGGAAATGCGCGGTCACGTGTTGATTTATCTGGAAGATATGGCGCGCCTGCGGCGTGAGGCTCAGCAGCTCAAACTCGCTGCGCTCGGGCGATTGACGGCCAATTTGGCGCATGAAATCCGCAATCCATTGGGCGCGATCAGTCATGCCGCGCAATTGATGGAAGAAGAAGCCTCGGATGATCCGTTATTGCAAAAACTCACTCGCATCATCAACGACAACAGCATGCGCCTTGAGCGGATGGTGAAAGATGTGCTGGAGTTAAATCGGCGCGATCGGGTGAATCGGCAAGATATTCGCTTGGCCGAATGGCTGACGAATTTTAATGAGCAATTTATACTGCAAGAAAAAATCGCGCATCCAATGGCAATTGAATGTGATTCGCATGTCATCGTGCGCTTTGATTCGGGGCATTTGCATCAAGTATTGTGGAATCTGGCGCGCAATGGGTGGCGTTATTGCTCCCAAAGTGCTGGCAGTGTGCAGATTTTGGTGACGCGGCAGCATGATTTTTGGGTGCTCGATGTGCTCAATGATGGCCCGCCCGTACCGGCCGATGCGCAGTCGCAATTGTTTGAGCCTTTCTTTACCACCGAAAGTAAAGGGACGGGGCTAGGGCTCTATATTGCTCGTGAAATTTGCGCTGCTAACGGCGCATTACTTGAATATCTATCGCCACCATCAGGTGGTGCTTGTTTCCGCATCGTCTTTGGATACACCGATGGCCAAAAAATCTAA
- the ampD gene encoding 1,6-anhydro-N-acetylmuramyl-L-alanine amidase AmpD, which produces MNIDEQGWCSAARRVESPNCDARAEAMAIDMVVIHNIHLPPLPAGATNFGGDDIERLFTNCLDVDAQPCYAELSLLRVSSHFLIRRDGELIQFVSCNQRAWHAGVSRWAERERCNDFSVGIELEGSDYVPFEAIQYDVLDGVLKALQQRYPLRFLVGHQEIAPERKTDPGPFFDWKRLEDQFGELRQSDAISKS; this is translated from the coding sequence ATGAATATTGATGAGCAAGGTTGGTGCTCTGCTGCGCGCAGGGTAGAGAGCCCCAATTGCGATGCGCGCGCAGAAGCGATGGCGATTGATATGGTCGTGATCCACAATATCCATTTGCCGCCTTTGCCCGCTGGAGCGACGAATTTTGGTGGTGATGATATTGAGCGCTTATTTACCAATTGCCTCGATGTCGATGCGCAGCCATGCTACGCCGAATTGTCTTTGCTACGCGTCTCGTCACATTTTTTGATTCGTCGCGATGGCGAGCTGATTCAGTTTGTTTCATGCAATCAACGCGCTTGGCATGCCGGTGTTTCCCGCTGGGCGGAGCGCGAGCGTTGTAATGATTTTTCCGTAGGTATTGAGCTAGAAGGCTCGGATTACGTGCCTTTTGAAGCAATACAGTACGATGTATTAGATGGCGTGCTCAAGGCTTTGCAGCAGCGTTACCCACTTCGTTTCTTGGTGGGGCATCAGGAAATCGCGCCAGAGCGAAAAACCGATCCCGGGCCGTTTTTTGACTGGAAAAGGCTGGAAGATCAATTTGGCGAATTGCGCCAATCTGACGCCATTAGCAAAAGCTGA
- a CDS encoding RNA pyrophosphohydrolase, with protein sequence MLDRDGYRPNVGIIIINRQNQVFWGKRVREHSWQFPQGGIKLGETPEQAMFRELAEEVGLLPEHVEIVGRTRDWMKYDVPTNWVRREWRGTYKGQKQIWFLLRLVGRDSDVCLRKTTHPEFDAWRWNEYWSPLDAVIEFKRGVYEAALGELARFIGQNHQPPLFDGN encoded by the coding sequence ATGCTCGACCGTGATGGCTATCGGCCAAACGTCGGCATCATCATTATCAACCGCCAAAACCAAGTGTTTTGGGGAAAGCGAGTGCGTGAGCACTCTTGGCAGTTCCCGCAGGGTGGTATCAAGCTGGGGGAAACCCCTGAGCAAGCCATGTTCCGAGAGTTGGCTGAAGAAGTTGGCCTATTGCCGGAGCATGTTGAAATCGTCGGTCGAACGCGGGACTGGATGAAATATGATGTGCCGACCAATTGGGTGCGCCGTGAATGGCGCGGTACTTATAAAGGGCAGAAACAAATCTGGTTTTTGTTGCGGCTAGTCGGTCGAGATTCTGACGTCTGTTTGCGCAAAACCACTCACCCCGAGTTTGATGCTTGGCGCTGGAATGAATATTGGTCGCCACTGGATGCGGTGATCGAATTCAAACGGGGTGTGTATGAAGCGGCTTTAGGCGAATTGGCACGGTTTATTGGCCAAAATCACCAACCGCCGCTTTTTGATGGTAATTAA
- the ttcA gene encoding tRNA 2-thiocytidine(32) synthetase TtcA — MTDTLATAPLQAEQQHEADKKQQYNFNKLAKRLRHNVGDAINHFNMIEEGDRIMVCLSGGKDSYTMLDILLSLQKSAPINFSIVAVNLDQKQPGFPEHVLPEYLASIGVEYKIVEEDTYSIVTRVIEPGKTTCSLCSRLRRGILYRVADELGATKIALGHHRDDILATLFLNMFYGGKLKGMPPKLVSDDGKHMVIRPLAYCKEKDIEKYAIAKEFPIIPCNLCGSQPNLQRQVVGDMLRDWDKRFPGRLETMFSATCNVVLSHLNDPKIYNFVGAKADGTPREDGDKAFDKEEFKDPARISIFATKPADGVLGGGCGSED, encoded by the coding sequence ATGACCGACACACTCGCTACCGCTCCGTTGCAAGCAGAGCAGCAACACGAAGCTGATAAAAAACAGCAATATAACTTCAACAAACTCGCTAAGCGTCTGCGCCACAATGTGGGCGATGCGATCAATCATTTCAATATGATTGAAGAAGGCGATCGGATTATGGTGTGTCTGTCGGGCGGCAAAGACAGTTACACCATGCTTGATATTTTGCTCAGCTTGCAAAAATCTGCACCGATTAATTTTTCGATTGTTGCCGTCAATCTTGATCAGAAGCAGCCTGGCTTTCCCGAGCATGTGTTGCCTGAGTATCTGGCATCGATTGGCGTGGAATACAAAATCGTCGAGGAAGATACCTATTCGATTGTGACTCGTGTGATCGAGCCGGGCAAAACCACGTGTAGCCTGTGTTCGCGCTTGCGCCGTGGTATTTTGTACCGAGTGGCCGATGAGTTGGGCGCAACCAAGATCGCACTGGGTCATCATCGTGACGATATTTTGGCGACGCTGTTTTTGAATATGTTCTACGGCGGCAAGCTCAAAGGGATGCCACCAAAACTGGTGTCGGATGACGGCAAGCACATGGTGATTCGCCCGCTGGCCTACTGCAAAGAAAAGGACATCGAAAAATACGCCATCGCGAAAGAATTTCCGATTATTCCGTGTAATTTGTGTGGCTCGCAGCCCAATTTGCAGCGCCAAGTGGTCGGCGATATGTTGCGTGACTGGGATAAACGCTTTCCGGGGCGTTTGGAAACGATGTTTTCCGCCACTTGCAATGTGGTGCTCTCGCATTTGAATGATCCGAAAATCTACAATTTTGTTGGCGCAAAAGCCGATGGTACGCCGCGCGAAGATGGTGATAAGGCGTTTGATAAGGAAGAATTCAAAGACCCTGCGCGAATCTCGATTTTTGCGACTAAGCCCGCTGATGGCGTTTTGGGTGGCGGTTGTGGGAGCGAAGATTAA
- a CDS encoding TIGR01212 family radical SAM protein (This family includes YhcC from E. coli K-12, an uncharacterized radical SAM protein.): MHDLSSFEPALHPRRYLSWTDVAKARYGARVQKVSVAAGFTCPNRDGSKGIGGCTFCNNMGFTPGYVRESPDNINMQINTGMEFLQRRYPNAQRWVAYFQAYSNTYGELSTLINAYQTALSRPEIDGLVIGTRPDCVSDDLLDYLADLSRTHLVELELGIESTDDATLARVNRGHDFASSVDAIKRAAARGLTVAGHVLLGLPGESRDSMLAGATKLSALPLSSLKLHQLQVVKGTQLANDWRRDPSSVPMLSLEDYLELLADFIERLRPDLALQRVGSEVPPSMRLAPDWSVRLSELAPLLTAKLTARNSWQGRLWQPSDC; the protein is encoded by the coding sequence ATGCACGATTTATCGTCTTTCGAACCGGCCCTGCATCCGCGCCGCTACTTATCTTGGACTGACGTTGCAAAAGCGCGCTATGGCGCTCGCGTGCAAAAAGTATCGGTCGCAGCAGGTTTTACCTGCCCCAATCGTGATGGCAGCAAGGGCATAGGCGGCTGCACCTTCTGCAACAATATGGGATTTACCCCTGGGTATGTACGTGAAAGCCCTGATAATATTAACATGCAGATCAATACTGGCATGGAGTTTCTACAGCGTCGCTACCCAAATGCCCAGCGCTGGGTTGCGTATTTTCAGGCGTATAGCAACACCTATGGCGAGCTCAGCACGCTGATCAACGCTTATCAAACCGCGCTGTCCCGCCCCGAAATTGACGGCTTAGTGATCGGCACACGCCCCGATTGTGTCTCGGATGACTTACTCGACTATCTGGCCGACTTATCGCGCACGCATTTAGTAGAGCTGGAATTGGGCATCGAATCCACCGATGATGCTACGCTGGCGCGCGTCAATCGTGGGCATGATTTTGCGAGCAGCGTGGATGCGATCAAGCGAGCCGCGGCGCGTGGGCTCACGGTAGCAGGCCACGTTTTGCTGGGATTACCGGGAGAAAGCCGCGACAGTATGCTCGCCGGTGCGACGAAACTGTCGGCGCTACCGTTAAGCTCGCTCAAGCTGCATCAGCTGCAGGTCGTCAAAGGCACGCAGCTGGCCAATGATTGGCGACGCGACCCGAGCAGCGTACCGATGCTGAGCTTAGAAGATTATCTGGAATTACTTGCCGACTTTATCGAGCGCCTGCGCCCTGACTTGGCACTGCAACGCGTGGGCAGCGAAGTGCCGCCCAGCATGCGTTTGGCACCCGATTGGTCGGTGCGACTATCTGAATTAGCGCCCTTACTCACCGCCAAACTCACAGCGAGAAATAGTTGGCAGGGCCGCCTGTGGCAGCCTTCAGACTGCTGA
- a CDS encoding sigma-54-dependent transcriptional regulator has translation MAKKSKVLPRVLVVDDETDLADLLELTLLKMGLDVVKANGVALAKTLLDSQRFDLCLSDMRMPDGEGLELVQHIQARKLDVPIAILTAYGSTNNAIAALKAGAFDYLAKPVALEQLRTLVKSALKLDTPESPASLPTGSNPLLGNSPALQYVLGLVDKLARNLAPVYITGESGSGKERAARLIHAKSARADKPFIAVNCGAIPENLMESEFFGYRKGAFTGANEDREGFFQAANGGTLFLDEVADLPLVMQVKLLRAIQERKVRQVGGVAEVDVDVRIISATHQNLSKCVEAGKFRQDLYYRLNVIELKMPPLREMGEDVLLIAQAVLQKIAARHGMRPPVLQAEALSALRTYDFPGNVRELENLLERALALCDGEQILAEDLHIQQTEADKAEAQAANLGDTYPLQDYLDRVERAAIMAALDKTNFNRTQAAKLLGITFRSMRYRLDRLGITQGADE, from the coding sequence ATGGCCAAAAAATCTAAGGTATTACCGCGCGTTCTCGTTGTCGACGATGAAACGGATCTGGCTGATCTGCTTGAGCTGACGCTCTTGAAAATGGGGCTGGATGTCGTCAAAGCCAATGGCGTGGCGCTGGCTAAAACGCTGCTTGATAGCCAGCGCTTTGATCTGTGTCTGTCTGATATGCGTATGCCCGATGGCGAAGGGTTGGAATTGGTGCAGCACATTCAGGCGCGCAAGCTCGATGTGCCGATTGCCATTTTAACCGCCTATGGCAGTACCAATAACGCGATTGCCGCGCTGAAAGCGGGTGCATTTGATTATTTGGCCAAACCCGTGGCGCTGGAGCAATTGCGTACTTTGGTGAAATCGGCGCTCAAGCTCGATACGCCCGAGTCGCCAGCCAGTTTGCCGACTGGAAGTAATCCATTGCTCGGCAACTCACCCGCTTTGCAGTATGTGCTGGGTTTAGTCGATAAATTAGCGCGTAATTTGGCGCCGGTGTATATCACGGGCGAATCAGGTTCGGGCAAAGAGCGTGCCGCGCGATTGATTCATGCCAAATCCGCGCGGGCTGATAAGCCCTTTATTGCGGTTAATTGCGGCGCTATTCCTGAAAACCTGATGGAAAGCGAGTTTTTTGGTTATCGCAAAGGCGCATTTACGGGCGCCAATGAAGATCGCGAAGGTTTTTTTCAGGCGGCCAACGGTGGGACTTTATTTCTGGATGAAGTCGCCGACTTGCCGCTAGTGATGCAGGTGAAATTACTACGCGCCATTCAGGAACGTAAAGTTCGTCAAGTCGGCGGCGTAGCCGAAGTTGATGTGGATGTGCGTATTATCTCGGCGACGCATCAAAACCTCAGTAAATGCGTTGAGGCGGGCAAGTTTCGGCAGGATTTGTATTACCGGCTCAATGTCATCGAACTCAAAATGCCGCCTCTGCGCGAAATGGGCGAGGATGTGTTGCTGATTGCTCAGGCCGTGTTGCAAAAAATTGCGGCGCGTCATGGTATGCGCCCACCCGTGTTGCAGGCTGAAGCACTCAGCGCGCTGCGCACGTATGATTTTCCGGGCAATGTCCGCGAATTAGAAAACTTGCTCGAACGCGCCTTGGCGCTTTGCGATGGCGAGCAAATTTTGGCGGAAGATCTGCATATTCAGCAGACCGAAGCGGATAAAGCCGAAGCGCAGGCGGCCAATTTGGGCGATACCTACCCACTGCAAGATTATCTGGATCGGGTCGAGCGCGCTGCGATTATGGCGGCCTTGGATAAAACCAATTTCAATCGCACGCAAGCGGCCAAGCTGTTGGGGATTACTTTCCGCAGTATGCGTTACCGGCTAGATCGTTTGGGGATCACGCAAGGGGCGGATGAATAA
- the phnD gene encoding phosphate/phosphite/phosphonate ABC transporter substrate-binding protein, with amino-acid sequence MRSKYWVVLLAAWSSLVLARETITVGLVAHGEAQEAIAAWQPVLDDLAKATGSNVKAVAAKNYAEILDGLKSGQIQVARLGNKVALEAVETADSDVFAQLVLKGGIDTYSSVLITRKDSGISSLDQVLQKKGQYRYGSGDRKSTSGFLIPQYYAFLKNNIVMEQHFKSVSYGNHQDNFLAAAKGNVDVAANNTDDLVKFAKKFPAESKNIKVIWQSDAFNFDPMVMRRNLPADTKAAISQFFLTYAKNPQFPDAADKLAKADALAGFKLMGNSQLKRIAEVELFYSQFRTTLDTSLSPADKQKQEKANYRRHEQLISLLGGAH; translated from the coding sequence ATGCGTAGTAAGTATTGGGTGGTTTTGTTGGCGGCTTGGTCCAGCTTGGTGCTGGCGCGTGAAACAATTACCGTGGGTCTGGTTGCCCACGGCGAGGCGCAAGAAGCGATCGCGGCTTGGCAGCCTGTCCTTGATGATTTGGCTAAAGCCACCGGCAGTAATGTAAAGGCCGTCGCGGCTAAAAATTATGCCGAGATTTTAGACGGCTTAAAATCGGGTCAAATTCAGGTCGCCCGCTTGGGCAATAAAGTCGCGTTGGAAGCCGTGGAAACCGCCGATAGTGATGTGTTCGCGCAATTGGTGCTCAAGGGCGGGATCGACACGTATTCTTCAGTGCTGATTACCCGTAAAGATAGCGGGATTAGCTCGCTCGATCAGGTTTTGCAGAAAAAAGGCCAATACCGCTACGGTAGCGGTGATCGTAAATCAACGTCGGGTTTTTTGATTCCGCAGTATTACGCATTCCTGAAAAACAATATCGTGATGGAGCAGCACTTCAAATCGGTGAGCTATGGCAACCATCAGGATAATTTCCTTGCTGCGGCCAAAGGCAACGTTGATGTGGCGGCCAATAACACCGACGATTTGGTCAAGTTTGCCAAGAAATTCCCTGCTGAATCGAAAAACATCAAAGTAATCTGGCAATCGGATGCATTTAATTTTGACCCGATGGTAATGCGACGCAACTTGCCGGCAGATACGAAAGCGGCAATCAGTCAATTCTTTCTGACTTATGCCAAAAATCCACAGTTTCCCGATGCCGCCGATAAACTGGCCAAGGCCGATGCGCTGGCAGGTTTTAAATTAATGGGCAATTCGCAACTGAAGCGGATTGCCGAGGTGGAGTTGTTTTATTCGCAATTTCGCACCACGCTCGATACCAGTCTGAGCCCCGCCGATAAGCAAAAGCAGGAAAAGGCCAACTATCGTCGCCATGAACAATTGATTAGTTTATTGGGTGGTGCGCATTAA